A genomic window from Levilactobacillus yonginensis includes:
- a CDS encoding DUF1440 domain-containing protein, whose product MSLFKRHPLNLTAAVIAGGAAGVISGLVKLGWENVLPPRTEERDATNPPQTLLEQFGVPKTVTHATYHYSGHELPWVSYVIHFGFSTTFAVLYQIIGEKIPAVKKDAGTWFGLAIWVAFHLGIMPAMGTVPAAKDQPKTEHVSEALGHIVWMVTNDLVGAEVYQRLIRQSQRK is encoded by the coding sequence ATGTCCTTATTTAAACGTCATCCCTTAAATCTCACTGCCGCCGTAATTGCTGGCGGGGCCGCCGGGGTTATCTCCGGCCTGGTCAAACTCGGCTGGGAAAACGTCCTGCCACCCCGCACGGAAGAACGCGATGCTACCAACCCACCCCAAACATTGCTAGAACAATTTGGCGTGCCCAAGACTGTGACCCACGCAACCTATCACTACTCTGGGCACGAACTACCCTGGGTCAGCTATGTGATTCACTTCGGCTTCTCCACAACCTTTGCTGTCCTCTACCAAATCATCGGTGAGAAGATTCCAGCCGTGAAGAAGGACGCCGGTACCTGGTTCGGTCTGGCTATTTGGGTCGCCTTTCACTTAGGCATCATGCCCGCCATGGGTACCGTTCCAGCTGCTAAAGACCAGCCAAAGACGGAACACGTTTCTGAAGCTCTGGGCCACATCGTCTGGATGGTCACCAACGACCTCGTTGGCGCCGAAGTCTACCAGCGATTGATTCGGCAGAGCCAGCGTAAGTAG
- a CDS encoding MFS transporter, with protein sequence MNSPWQTKWPERLSYGLSDAADNLVFQMMTTYLLFFYTDVYGLSASAAAILFIVARLADVVESLIIGLMIDRTHSKWGKSRPFFLWYALPYVLFAVLTFVTPPFSGTGKLVWAYVTYLGLGFFYTAVNLPITSILPTMTQNESELTLLGVIRQFGGSSVQIIVAVFTLPLVAFFGHGNQQRGFLLTIVLFGLISLALIWNTFFHVRERFTNPEASHQSWHAVSTMLRKNQPWLVISVVILLYWLTTAIKNQTTIYYFKYIQHSENLVPWANSFTFAALIGVLLIIHSTHIWGKKRTMLTGITVAAIGQGILTIGVLLNHLVVLFTGILINSVGNGIIIGLVSIMIADTIRYGMAMGIQAEGILASTDDFGVNVGLGLGGLVTAGLFHFSGYVANHPQNVATQHMITLNYAWIPLILYVIMFSILLLYNERQLEATISK encoded by the coding sequence TTGAATTCACCTTGGCAAACCAAATGGCCGGAGCGTTTGAGCTACGGTCTGAGTGACGCAGCGGACAACCTGGTCTTTCAGATGATGACCACCTACCTACTGTTCTTTTACACCGACGTCTACGGCCTATCTGCCAGTGCGGCCGCCATTCTCTTCATCGTCGCCCGCTTAGCCGACGTGGTGGAAAGTCTCATTATCGGGTTAATGATCGACCGGACCCATTCAAAATGGGGCAAGAGCCGACCGTTCTTTCTCTGGTACGCTCTGCCCTACGTCCTATTTGCTGTGCTAACCTTCGTTACCCCGCCGTTCAGTGGCACCGGCAAATTAGTCTGGGCTTATGTAACTTACTTAGGATTGGGCTTCTTCTATACGGCCGTCAACCTCCCGATTACGTCGATCCTTCCCACTATGACTCAGAATGAATCGGAACTGACCCTTCTGGGAGTCATCCGCCAATTTGGAGGGAGTTCCGTTCAAATTATTGTCGCGGTCTTTACGCTTCCCTTGGTTGCCTTCTTCGGTCACGGTAACCAGCAACGAGGCTTCCTTCTAACAATCGTGCTGTTCGGCCTAATTTCACTAGCACTGATTTGGAATACCTTTTTCCACGTCCGGGAACGCTTCACCAATCCGGAAGCCTCCCACCAGTCTTGGCACGCGGTCAGTACCATGTTGCGAAAAAATCAGCCCTGGCTGGTCATCTCGGTGGTCATCCTGCTGTATTGGCTGACCACCGCTATCAAGAATCAAACCACCATCTACTATTTCAAATACATTCAGCACAGTGAAAACCTGGTCCCCTGGGCCAATAGTTTTACGTTTGCTGCACTGATTGGTGTATTGTTGATCATTCATTCCACCCACATCTGGGGCAAGAAACGTACCATGCTCACGGGTATCACAGTGGCAGCAATCGGCCAAGGTATTCTAACGATTGGTGTTTTACTAAACCACCTGGTCGTGCTGTTTACGGGAATTCTGATTAACTCCGTTGGTAACGGCATCATCATCGGTCTGGTCTCCATCATGATTGCTGACACCATCCGTTACGGTATGGCAATGGGCATCCAGGCAGAGGGCATCCTCGCTTCCACCGATGACTTTGGCGTCAACGTCGGTTTAGGCTTGGGTGGTCTGGTAACGGCCGGTCTTTTCCACTTCTCCGGCTACGTAGCCAATCACCCGCAAAACGTCGCAACCCAACACATGATCACGTTGAACTACGCGTGGATTCCACTGATACTTTACGTTATCATGTTCAGCATCCTCTTGTTATACAATGAACGTCAGCTCGAAGCTACGATTTCTAAATAG
- a CDS encoding MarR family winged helix-turn-helix transcriptional regulator, translating into MTETTNEAVTTEAQLKKEFDDLYMHIFKYIGDFVSIPTQKYNLTFEAFMVMDNVARSKNGQTLVELAKLEGVSKSAIARQVNVLLKENYVMQKVDPNDRRVKYITLTAAGSRVQRNLSEATDERFHRWLEFFGGKEEAERFIRVLHQANERAVAAGFVGFDSLHDKRRNSNKSRSHGHTNE; encoded by the coding sequence ATGACAGAGACGACAAATGAGGCAGTAACTACTGAAGCACAACTGAAAAAAGAATTTGACGATTTGTACATGCACATCTTCAAGTACATTGGTGATTTTGTGTCCATTCCAACACAAAAGTATAATTTAACTTTTGAAGCGTTTATGGTGATGGACAACGTTGCTCGGAGTAAAAATGGTCAAACCTTAGTTGAATTGGCTAAACTCGAGGGCGTTTCCAAGAGTGCGATTGCCCGGCAAGTGAACGTTCTTTTGAAGGAGAACTACGTGATGCAAAAGGTTGATCCTAATGACCGACGCGTTAAGTACATTACGCTGACGGCTGCGGGGAGCCGCGTTCAACGGAACCTCTCTGAGGCTACCGACGAACGGTTCCACCGTTGGTTAGAATTCTTTGGTGGTAAGGAAGAAGCTGAACGCTTTATCCGGGTTCTCCACCAAGCCAATGAGCGGGCCGTTGCTGCTGGCTTTGTTGGATTCGACAGTTTACATGATAAGCGTCGGAACTCTAACAAGAGTCGGAGTCACGGGCACACCAATGAATAA
- a CDS encoding Cof-type HAD-IIB family hydrolase gives MIALDLDNTLLDNHKKISEANVAALQRLHQQGLKIVLCTGRPLAAIHPYIAQLGLTAETDYTITFNGGLVVHNATGEVLYQNGLHKTDFEPLYQYASRYSLPLDILDFDQDFQIKELGPSLYHRAKKVGVDYFPVTFKELPDNLFSTALVSIKPTMLDAVNQQLPEALFSTYHVVRSQPHMLEFLSPEVDKIVGIKALLARFNWDTSNLMTFGDAENDFHMIQQAGEGVAMINGQLDVKAVADHITTKDNNESGVADYLQRYFELV, from the coding sequence ATGATTGCTCTAGACCTAGATAACACGCTACTTGATAACCACAAAAAAATCAGTGAGGCCAACGTTGCCGCACTACAACGGCTCCATCAACAAGGCTTAAAAATTGTCCTATGTACCGGCCGACCACTTGCGGCTATCCACCCCTACATTGCCCAACTGGGCTTAACTGCGGAAACCGACTACACCATCACCTTTAATGGCGGTTTAGTCGTCCACAATGCCACGGGTGAGGTTCTCTATCAAAATGGCCTCCACAAGACGGACTTCGAACCGCTCTACCAGTACGCTTCACGCTACAGTCTCCCGCTAGATATCTTAGATTTTGATCAGGACTTCCAAATTAAAGAACTTGGCCCCTCACTTTATCACCGAGCCAAAAAGGTGGGCGTCGACTATTTTCCCGTAACGTTCAAAGAGTTACCCGATAACCTTTTTAGCACAGCATTAGTTTCGATTAAGCCAACAATGCTAGACGCCGTCAACCAACAACTACCAGAGGCCCTCTTTTCAACCTACCACGTGGTTCGCTCGCAGCCCCACATGCTAGAATTTCTCTCACCAGAAGTGGACAAAATCGTAGGCATCAAGGCTCTCCTGGCCCGTTTCAACTGGGATACCAGCAACTTGATGACTTTCGGTGACGCCGAAAACGACTTCCACATGATTCAACAAGCAGGCGAGGGGGTCGCTATGATCAATGGTCAGCTGGATGTAAAGGCCGTCGCCGATCACATTACCACCAAGGACAACAATGAATCCGGCGTGGCGGACTATCTACAAAGATATTTTGAGCTGGTTTAG
- a CDS encoding DUF4097 family beta strand repeat-containing protein, whose amino-acid sequence MDDITMEIRTRLDQRFSQYQPSRALTELKEELVGDLTEAVTDKVNQGQAAALAVDEAMAQLGDIDALLKEVAAEDAADGSADDATERDVDDSQVKIGKLKIHGDKVTWGHHVLVDGENDKVDFGKLVKVDGDHVSVAGGMIDVQGDDVYVNGERPRRTFVESLRLVNTQSFNVADLAHVDLSYRDAAVKLGPANADEIVINEYMSRDNARYYLRAERHGDLLTIKQGDRPRLWPNHVRAEIFLPANLAAMVGVHAGNGSLEISDLSAPLKITAHAINGSMRAFDDHVSELLLKSTNGAIRLDQVHAAKLELLSKNGSVTSRETSGTLKVDSRNGAIKLVDHTGDVDLHGQNGAIKLDGYMGQAIVAANNGAIKGRNFTGGGTFRAGNGNVNVQLAGLTDDFKVEAGGSVTLQMPLMTDYRLDLKSKHDRVREPQEAQLSLNDDSHKIGTVGDQPEHAISVYATSGSVRVS is encoded by the coding sequence ATGGACGATATCACAATGGAAATTCGCACGCGGTTGGATCAACGATTCAGCCAGTATCAGCCTTCACGGGCGTTGACGGAATTGAAGGAAGAACTTGTGGGGGACCTTACCGAGGCCGTCACGGATAAAGTGAATCAGGGACAGGCTGCAGCACTGGCCGTGGACGAAGCCATGGCACAGCTGGGCGACATCGATGCTTTGCTTAAAGAAGTGGCGGCAGAAGATGCGGCGGATGGGTCAGCTGATGACGCCACGGAACGTGACGTTGACGACTCCCAAGTAAAAATTGGCAAATTGAAGATTCACGGGGACAAAGTGACTTGGGGTCACCACGTTCTGGTAGATGGAGAAAATGATAAGGTTGATTTTGGTAAATTGGTCAAAGTTGATGGCGACCATGTTTCGGTAGCCGGCGGGATGATCGATGTCCAGGGTGACGACGTTTATGTGAATGGTGAGCGGCCACGACGGACCTTTGTGGAGTCGCTGCGACTGGTCAACACACAGTCCTTTAACGTGGCAGATTTGGCACATGTGGACCTGAGCTACCGGGATGCGGCAGTTAAATTGGGCCCGGCTAATGCCGACGAAATCGTGATCAATGAGTACATGAGCCGGGACAATGCCCGGTATTACCTGCGAGCTGAACGGCACGGGGATCTCCTCACAATTAAACAGGGAGACCGGCCCCGTCTGTGGCCCAACCACGTCCGCGCAGAAATCTTTTTGCCGGCTAACCTGGCGGCAATGGTCGGTGTCCATGCTGGTAATGGGAGTCTAGAAATCAGCGACCTCAGTGCGCCACTGAAAATTACGGCGCACGCTATCAACGGCAGTATGCGGGCGTTTGATGACCATGTGAGTGAGCTCCTACTGAAGTCCACCAACGGTGCCATTCGGCTAGACCAAGTTCATGCGGCTAAGCTGGAACTGTTAAGCAAAAATGGTAGCGTGACGTCGCGGGAAACGTCCGGGACTTTGAAGGTCGATTCCCGTAATGGCGCAATTAAATTGGTAGACCACACGGGTGACGTTGATTTGCACGGACAAAACGGCGCTATCAAGCTGGACGGGTACATGGGACAAGCCATTGTTGCGGCCAATAATGGGGCCATTAAGGGCCGCAATTTTACTGGTGGCGGTACATTTCGTGCTGGGAACGGGAATGTCAACGTTCAGCTGGCCGGCTTAACTGATGATTTTAAGGTTGAGGCTGGGGGCAGCGTGACCCTGCAGATGCCATTGATGACTGACTATCGTTTGGATCTGAAGAGTAAGCATGATCGCGTGCGAGAACCACAAGAAGCACAGCTGAGCTTAAACGATGACTCCCATAAGATTGGGACGGTCGGTGATCAGCCAGAACACGCAATTAGTGTTTACGCAACTAGCGGTAGCGTGCGGGTCAGCTAA
- a CDS encoding PadR family transcriptional regulator, which produces MAEVISKDLIRGHTDTIILNILQQGDSYGYQVAKRVKLLSQGHYELNEATLYTVFRRLEKNGALEDYWGDESQGSRRKYYHVTPVGVALLKKNTAAWQVAKPIIDDLITGTVPEED; this is translated from the coding sequence ATGGCTGAGGTTATTTCCAAAGATCTCATCCGGGGCCATACGGATACGATTATTTTAAATATTCTGCAACAGGGGGATAGTTATGGATATCAGGTCGCCAAACGAGTCAAGCTACTAAGTCAGGGACATTATGAACTCAACGAGGCCACGTTGTATACCGTCTTTCGCCGGCTGGAAAAGAATGGGGCATTGGAGGACTACTGGGGGGATGAATCTCAGGGATCTCGGCGAAAATACTATCACGTGACGCCAGTGGGGGTGGCCCTGCTGAAGAAAAATACTGCGGCTTGGCAAGTGGCCAAACCAATTATTGATGACTTAATTACGGGAACGGTTCCCGAGGAGGATTAG
- a CDS encoding cytidine deaminase produces the protein MAEQVELLKVATAMLDKAYTPYSHFHVGAAAVGASGKVYGGCNIENASYGATNCAERTAIFSGIAAGEKHFTALLVTGNTEGPIAPCGICRQVIAEFFDADAPVYLTNQSGAFAETTVEGILPGAFTELK, from the coding sequence ATGGCAGAACAAGTTGAATTATTGAAAGTTGCTACGGCAATGTTGGACAAAGCCTACACCCCGTATTCCCACTTTCACGTTGGGGCAGCGGCGGTTGGTGCTAGTGGCAAGGTCTATGGTGGCTGCAATATTGAAAACGCATCGTACGGCGCAACCAACTGTGCCGAACGGACGGCAATCTTTTCCGGTATCGCTGCTGGTGAGAAACATTTTACGGCGCTGTTAGTCACTGGCAATACGGAAGGTCCCATCGCACCTTGTGGTATCTGTCGGCAGGTGATTGCTGAGTTCTTTGATGCTGATGCACCGGTCTACTTAACTAATCAGTCCGGCGCTTTTGCTGAGACTACCGTTGAGGGTATTCTTCCTGGGGCGTTTACTGAGCTGAAATAG
- the lepB gene encoding signal peptidase I yields the protein MKAFRSILSWVLPILIALVVVLLVRTYVFEVVKVSGGSMEPNLADQERMVVVKPLKLKRLSVIVFDAYGEDPQAAKNTNYVKRVIGLPGDKVVSKNGYIYVNNQAINQSFISKDERTSGTGNWTLSSLAKAHDWKYQGNTVPQNHYFVLGDHRSISEDGRAWGYVDSDKVMGIVKVPFWQGTTTHRTNVNSLAS from the coding sequence ATGAAAGCCTTTCGCAGTATTCTAAGCTGGGTTTTGCCTATCTTGATTGCCCTTGTGGTCGTCTTGCTGGTACGCACCTACGTGTTTGAAGTCGTTAAGGTCTCAGGTGGCTCCATGGAGCCCAACCTGGCTGACCAAGAACGAATGGTGGTCGTCAAACCACTGAAGTTAAAACGGCTCAGCGTCATTGTCTTTGACGCCTACGGGGAAGACCCACAAGCCGCCAAAAACACCAACTACGTTAAGCGGGTCATCGGCCTGCCTGGTGACAAAGTCGTCAGCAAGAACGGCTATATTTACGTGAACAACCAAGCTATCAATCAGTCCTTCATCAGCAAAGACGAGCGGACTTCGGGAACTGGTAATTGGACGCTAAGCAGTCTTGCCAAGGCGCATGACTGGAAGTATCAGGGGAATACAGTTCCCCAAAACCACTACTTCGTGCTCGGTGATCACCGGAGCATTTCCGAGGATGGCCGCGCCTGGGGTTACGTGGATTCTGACAAGGTCATGGGAATTGTGAAGGTTCCCTTCTGGCAAGGCACCACAACTCATCGGACCAACGTGAATAGTCTGGCAAGCTAA
- a CDS encoding VaFE repeat-containing surface-anchored protein, whose translation MKKRILGILSLVGLLAVSLFFLVTPTPASAAQDAVTPAGSKTFSPVGIDTTTNAWNDGVPLQGTYLKYDSDGLIWGFAQRNGADWNGQKFKTADGALAYCLNFDQETPNGSSSPLDDLSATQKKQLSNLLKLGYVEHGTDTYKGAGVSTLSNIDAFIATQWMVHKIVPTDGINVDDFDIVNPTLNDAMANLKQWVYEDLDIQLQKDGSVTDKNGQFTQNYELTAPHDLQGQADITLSKDVTGAQVKTADGTSSEISSTKGVNVKVSDKFSISVPDTTADGSVDVVANGGTDSYTFAKYDRPATNQQQALVVGDKYVSDDQKATDTMSWKSDVEKPTIGTTATSDGNKTITQSGEAKIVDQVQYKGLTVGKAYTVKGTLMDKATGNALQVNGKQVTGSTTFTPTSSAGSVNVAFTFDASALNGKQVVAFESLLQDGKVVISHEDINDSGQTVAINLTQKPSIGTTAVDGNDGDKVINPTRDTTIVDRVTFHNLTPGKTYTVKGVLMDKTTGNTLKVDGQEITGSTTFTPEAPNGIINVQFTFNASSLRGKDIVVFETLYHNGNQVTSHADINDNGQTVIVSNPTLQTTATDASDGDKSVDADSSVTVQDRVQYTNLTPGKSYTVSGILMDKETGNALLVNGKEVAGSTTFTPTSANGYVYVDFTFDASGLAGKQLVVFENLYQDGKEIATHADINDASQTVTVPDDQTPTSEEGDGVSPNTPDVTNHGGGADTITGNTPATTLSHHAAAAPSAGSAGALPQTNEAKATSLVMLGLLILAAVISGALVKRRES comes from the coding sequence ATGAAAAAGAGAATACTAGGGATTCTTAGCCTCGTTGGACTGTTGGCGGTTTCGCTATTCTTTTTAGTCACACCCACACCGGCTTCAGCCGCCCAAGATGCGGTTACACCAGCGGGTTCAAAGACATTTTCACCAGTTGGCATTGATACGACGACCAATGCCTGGAATGATGGCGTGCCACTGCAAGGGACCTATTTGAAATATGATAGTGATGGGTTAATTTGGGGATTTGCCCAAAGAAATGGCGCTGATTGGAATGGTCAAAAGTTTAAGACGGCTGATGGTGCTTTGGCATACTGCTTGAACTTTGATCAAGAAACACCAAATGGCTCGTCGTCACCGCTAGACGACTTGAGTGCCACCCAGAAGAAGCAACTGAGTAACCTGTTAAAGTTGGGTTATGTTGAACACGGTACCGATACATATAAAGGGGCTGGTGTTTCGACCCTGAGCAACATCGATGCCTTCATTGCAACGCAGTGGATGGTTCATAAGATTGTCCCAACCGATGGGATTAACGTTGATGATTTTGATATTGTAAATCCGACGTTGAACGATGCGATGGCTAACCTTAAACAGTGGGTATACGAAGACCTGGATATTCAGCTGCAAAAGGATGGAAGCGTTACTGATAAGAATGGTCAGTTCACGCAGAATTATGAGTTAACCGCGCCGCATGATTTACAAGGGCAAGCCGATATTACTTTGAGTAAGGACGTAACTGGTGCTCAGGTTAAGACGGCGGACGGAACGAGTTCAGAAATTAGTTCGACCAAGGGCGTTAACGTCAAGGTCAGTGATAAGTTCAGCATTTCCGTGCCGGACACGACGGCTGATGGATCGGTCGATGTCGTTGCTAATGGTGGGACCGATTCCTACACCTTCGCGAAGTACGATCGACCTGCGACGAACCAACAACAGGCGTTAGTTGTGGGTGATAAGTATGTCAGTGATGATCAAAAGGCCACTGACACGATGAGTTGGAAGTCAGATGTTGAGAAGCCAACCATTGGGACGACGGCGACTAGTGACGGTAATAAAACGATTACCCAGTCTGGTGAGGCTAAGATTGTCGATCAGGTTCAGTATAAAGGACTCACCGTTGGCAAGGCGTACACGGTTAAAGGCACTCTAATGGACAAAGCTACGGGTAACGCCTTACAAGTGAACGGCAAACAGGTTACTGGCTCAACGACGTTCACACCAACTTCAAGCGCAGGGTCAGTTAATGTTGCGTTTACGTTTGATGCGAGCGCTCTGAACGGGAAGCAGGTCGTTGCTTTTGAAAGCCTACTTCAAGATGGTAAAGTGGTCATTAGTCATGAAGACATCAACGATAGCGGCCAGACTGTGGCTATTAATCTAACGCAAAAACCATCAATTGGGACGACTGCGGTTGATGGTAACGATGGGGATAAGGTAATCAATCCAACCCGCGACACAACCATTGTTGATCGCGTTACTTTCCACAATTTGACGCCGGGTAAGACCTACACGGTCAAGGGTGTCTTGATGGATAAGACGACTGGTAACACGCTCAAGGTTGATGGGCAAGAAATTACTGGTTCAACCACCTTTACCCCTGAAGCACCCAATGGTATCATCAATGTCCAGTTTACTTTTAATGCCAGTTCACTACGTGGTAAGGACATTGTGGTCTTTGAAACGCTCTATCACAACGGCAATCAAGTAACTAGTCACGCTGATATTAACGATAATGGTCAAACGGTTATCGTTTCCAATCCAACGCTACAAACGACGGCTACCGATGCCAGTGATGGCGACAAATCAGTTGACGCTGATAGCTCGGTCACCGTACAAGATCGGGTGCAATACACGAATTTAACGCCAGGTAAGTCTTACACCGTTTCTGGTATCTTAATGGACAAGGAAACGGGGAACGCACTGCTGGTCAATGGTAAAGAGGTTGCCGGTTCGACGACCTTTACGCCAACGTCGGCTAATGGCTACGTTTACGTTGACTTTACCTTTGATGCAAGTGGCTTAGCTGGCAAGCAACTGGTTGTATTTGAAAACTTGTACCAGGATGGCAAGGAGATTGCTACCCACGCGGATATCAATGATGCCAGCCAGACGGTCACCGTTCCGGATGATCAGACACCAACTAGTGAAGAGGGCGATGGTGTTTCACCTAATACGCCTGATGTTACCAATCACGGGGGTGGTGCCGACACCATAACTGGGAATACACCAGCGACAACCCTTTCACACCATGCTGCAGCTGCCCCTTCAGCGGGTTCAGCTGGTGCTTTGCCTCAAACGAATGAAGCGAAGGCCACTTCGCTGGTTATGCTGGGACTCTTAATTTTAGCGGCAGTGATCAGTGGGGCACTTGTGAAGCGTCGTGAGAGCTAA
- a CDS encoding oleate hydratase — protein MVKTKAVMIGAGLSNMAAAVYLIQEAHWNGSQITFYGADMHGANDGGETGEFSNEYWNKNHPLDNQTGYVARGGRMLNYRTYVDLMDLLDRIPSATEEGMTAAEDTHDFDFHHQTFDKARLMQGGKGIIDGGKLGLNNKDRVLLSKLVLMPDEEETKLDNVTIAEYFKDDPHMFQTNFWYTWETTFAFRIESSAQELRRYMHQMIYEFTQIEHLVGVNRTRYNQFESIMLPLINYLKDNGVTFLDNRIVTDWEFADSALQDEITVTGLHVKNVADDTEELVDVDGDTAVIFTNGSITDSATMGDYDTPARENMEYGISAALWKKATERFYNLGTPDKFFDDRKNSEWVSFTLTTKNHLLLNEITRITTQVPGNALNSFLSTTPITPLGQKDVNMSIVVHHQPHFTTQKPNESVIWGYFLYPRRTGEFVHKQYIKMNGKEMAQELIGQLAKVDPGPNNIRDKEPEILDSIINNIPVYMPYASALFNNRAKTDRPEVIPAHSTNLAFTGEFAEQPYQMIFTEQSAVRSGEIAAYHFAGISMDNLVDTPRYDKDKRTLLKATRRMFS, from the coding sequence ATGGTAAAGACAAAAGCAGTAATGATCGGTGCCGGCTTATCTAATATGGCCGCAGCGGTTTACCTGATTCAAGAAGCCCATTGGAACGGCAGTCAGATTACATTTTATGGGGCTGACATGCACGGGGCCAATGACGGTGGCGAGACTGGTGAGTTCAGTAATGAGTATTGGAACAAGAACCACCCGCTGGATAACCAAACGGGTTACGTGGCCCGTGGTGGTCGAATGTTGAACTACCGGACTTACGTTGATTTGATGGACCTGCTCGACCGGATTCCGTCAGCCACCGAAGAGGGCATGACGGCCGCTGAAGATACCCACGACTTTGATTTTCATCACCAAACCTTTGATAAGGCACGGTTGATGCAGGGGGGCAAAGGAATCATTGATGGCGGTAAATTAGGTCTGAATAACAAGGACCGGGTCTTGCTATCCAAGTTAGTTTTAATGCCTGACGAAGAGGAAACCAAGCTCGATAACGTGACGATTGCCGAGTACTTCAAGGACGACCCGCACATGTTCCAAACCAATTTCTGGTACACGTGGGAAACGACCTTTGCCTTCAGAATTGAAAGCTCCGCGCAAGAATTGCGGCGCTACATGCACCAAATGATCTATGAATTTACGCAGATTGAACATTTAGTTGGGGTCAACCGGACCCGTTATAATCAGTTTGAAAGTATTATGTTACCGCTGATCAACTACTTGAAGGATAACGGTGTAACCTTCTTGGACAACCGAATCGTGACTGACTGGGAGTTTGCGGACAGTGCCTTACAGGATGAAATTACCGTGACCGGCCTGCACGTTAAGAATGTGGCCGATGATACGGAAGAGCTGGTCGATGTGGATGGTGACACGGCTGTTATCTTCACCAACGGTTCCATCACGGACTCTGCTACCATGGGAGATTACGACACCCCAGCGCGGGAGAACATGGAATATGGGATCAGTGCGGCACTGTGGAAGAAGGCCACCGAACGCTTCTACAATTTGGGGACGCCAGACAAGTTCTTCGACGACCGTAAGAATTCCGAGTGGGTCAGCTTTACGTTGACTACCAAGAATCACCTACTCTTGAACGAAATTACCCGGATTACGACGCAGGTTCCTGGAAACGCGTTGAACTCCTTCCTGTCCACGACACCGATCACACCACTGGGACAAAAGGACGTGAACATGTCGATCGTGGTTCATCATCAACCACACTTTACCACCCAAAAGCCTAACGAATCCGTCATTTGGGGCTACTTCCTATACCCACGGCGGACTGGTGAGTTCGTCCACAAGCAGTACATTAAGATGAATGGGAAGGAAATGGCCCAGGAATTGATTGGACAACTGGCTAAGGTCGACCCTGGTCCCAACAATATTCGGGATAAGGAACCAGAAATCTTGGACAGTATCATTAACAACATTCCAGTTTACATGCCCTACGCCTCAGCACTGTTTAACAACCGGGCTAAGACGGACCGGCCAGAGGTCATTCCAGCGCATTCCACTAACTTAGCCTTCACTGGTGAGTTTGCGGAGCAGCCTTACCAGATGATCTTCACGGAGCAGAGTGCGGTTCGTTCAGGTGAAATTGCCGCTTACCACTTTGCTGGAATCTCAATGGATAACTTAGTGGATACACCACGTTACGACAAGGATAAGAGGACCTTGTTGAAAGCTACGCGGCGGATGTTTAGCTAG